One Egicoccus halophilus genomic region harbors:
- the gatA gene encoding Asp-tRNA(Asn)/Glu-tRNA(Gln) amidotransferase subunit GatA: MELIALSAAELAQRLQAMDVSALEVVEAHLDRIAAVDGVRAEGEVWSASSPEDLDQRDVHAYLHVTAAAAREHAADVDRRRAAGEELGPLAGVPLALKDVLTMRGVPTTCGSRMLEGWVPPYDATVTTRLREADVVVLGKTNMDEFAMGSSTENSAYGATRNPWDLGRVPGGSSGGSAAAVAGLMAPLSIGTDTGGSIRQPAALTGIVGAKPTYGTVSRYGLVAFASSLDQAGPFARTVEDAARLQTLIHGHDPRDATSVTDTPADLLATLRDGVEGLRIGVVTELQGEGYEPGVRRVFDEALQRFERLGAEIVEVSLPHAGYGLPAYYLIAPSEASSNLARFDGVRYGLRVDAPTAEEMNAATRAAGFGPEVKRRIMIGTHALSSGYFDAYYLQASKVRTLIAQDFADAFAQADVLVSPTSPTVAFGLGDKSADPLAMYLNDVATVPASLAGIPALSLPAGTAEAPDAPRASLPVGLQIMAPLLRDDLMYRAGWAFEQDLGFLPVPAGDTAVEVG; encoded by the coding sequence ATGGAACTGATCGCGCTCAGTGCCGCCGAGCTCGCCCAGCGTCTGCAGGCGATGGACGTCTCCGCGCTGGAGGTCGTCGAGGCCCACCTCGACCGCATCGCGGCCGTCGACGGCGTCCGCGCCGAGGGCGAGGTCTGGTCGGCGAGCAGCCCCGAGGACCTCGACCAACGCGACGTGCACGCCTACCTGCACGTCACGGCCGCCGCCGCCCGCGAGCACGCCGCCGACGTCGACCGCCGTCGCGCCGCCGGCGAGGAACTCGGCCCGCTGGCCGGTGTCCCGCTCGCGCTCAAGGACGTGCTGACGATGCGCGGCGTGCCGACGACCTGCGGGTCACGCATGCTGGAGGGCTGGGTGCCCCCGTACGACGCGACCGTCACGACCCGGCTCCGCGAGGCCGACGTGGTCGTGCTCGGCAAGACCAACATGGACGAGTTCGCGATGGGCTCGTCGACCGAGAACTCCGCCTACGGAGCGACCCGCAACCCGTGGGACCTCGGCCGCGTGCCGGGTGGCTCGTCCGGCGGGTCGGCGGCCGCGGTCGCCGGGCTGATGGCCCCGCTGTCGATCGGGACGGACACCGGTGGCTCGATCCGCCAGCCGGCCGCGCTGACCGGCATCGTCGGGGCCAAGCCGACCTACGGCACGGTCTCGCGCTACGGGCTGGTCGCGTTCGCCTCGTCGCTGGACCAGGCCGGACCGTTCGCCCGCACGGTCGAGGACGCCGCCCGGTTGCAGACGCTCATCCACGGCCACGACCCGCGCGACGCCACCTCGGTGACCGACACCCCGGCGGACCTGCTCGCGACGCTGCGCGACGGCGTCGAGGGTCTGCGCATCGGGGTGGTCACCGAACTGCAGGGGGAGGGCTACGAGCCCGGCGTGCGTCGCGTGTTCGACGAGGCCCTGCAGCGCTTCGAGCGCCTCGGCGCGGAGATCGTCGAGGTGTCGTTGCCGCACGCCGGCTACGGCCTGCCCGCGTACTACCTGATCGCGCCGTCCGAGGCGTCGTCCAACCTCGCCCGCTTCGACGGCGTGCGCTACGGCCTGCGGGTCGACGCCCCGACCGCCGAGGAGATGAACGCCGCCACCCGCGCGGCCGGCTTCGGCCCCGAGGTCAAGCGGCGCATCATGATCGGTACGCACGCGTTGTCCAGCGGCTACTTCGACGCCTACTACCTGCAGGCCTCGAAGGTCCGCACCCTGATCGCGCAGGACTTCGCCGACGCCTTCGCGCAGGCCGACGTGCTGGTCAGCCCGACCTCGCCGACGGTGGCGTTCGGGCTCGGCGACAAGAGCGCCGACCCGCTGGCGATGTACCTCAACGACGTCGCGACCGTGCCGGCGTCGTTGGCCGGGATCCCGGCGCTGTCGCTGCCGGCCGGCACCGCCGAGGCACCCGACGCGCCGCGGGCCTCGCTGCCGGTGGGGCTGCAGATCATGGCGCCGCTGCTGCGTGACGACCTGATGTACCGCGCCGGATGGGCGTTCGAGCAGGACCTCGGATTCCTTCCGGTCCCTGCCGGTGACACCGCTGTGGAGGTTGGCTGA
- the gatC gene encoding Asp-tRNA(Asn)/Glu-tRNA(Gln) amidotransferase subunit GatC — protein MSLSADEVRHVARLARLALTDDEVDALAPQLSDILAYAEQVGEVAAQDVEPTTHPFALRDVSRPDEPRPSLPREDVLAAAPHAEQDRFAVPRIVAEEG, from the coding sequence GTGTCCCTCTCCGCCGACGAGGTCCGCCACGTCGCCCGTCTGGCGCGCCTCGCGCTGACCGACGACGAGGTGGACGCGCTCGCGCCCCAGCTGTCCGACATCCTCGCCTATGCCGAACAGGTCGGTGAGGTCGCCGCGCAGGACGTCGAGCCGACCACGCACCCGTTCGCGTTGCGCGACGTCAGCCGGCCCGACGAGCCGCGGCCCTCGCTGCCGCGCGAGGACGTGCTCGCCGCCGCGCCGCACGCCGAACAGGACCGGTTCGCCGTGCCCCGGATCGTGGCGGAGGAGGGCTGA
- a CDS encoding HNH endonuclease yields the protein MSTRPMHPYGAPSGAQRLVLAMDRDGPFCVWCSREFSDLVRPTREHVVPRVKGGPSIPENEVAACARCNRERGHASPVQWLDEVVARGRTPRPEVLEASLRRLADHIERHGGLRRIRGYLATELRKLDKR from the coding sequence GTGAGCACGCGGCCAATGCACCCGTACGGCGCGCCCTCGGGCGCGCAGCGGCTCGTGCTGGCGATGGACCGCGACGGGCCGTTCTGCGTGTGGTGCTCACGGGAGTTCTCCGACCTGGTGCGCCCGACCCGCGAGCACGTCGTGCCCCGCGTCAAGGGCGGACCGAGCATCCCGGAGAACGAGGTCGCCGCCTGCGCCCGGTGCAACCGCGAACGCGGGCACGCCTCACCGGTGCAGTGGCTCGACGAGGTGGTCGCGCGCGGGCGCACCCCCCGACCCGAGGTCCTCGAGGCGTCGCTGCGCCGCCTGGCGGACCACATCGAGCGCCACGGGGGCCTGCGGCGCATCCGGGGCTACCTCGCGACGGAACTGCGCAAGCTCGACAAGCGCTGA
- a CDS encoding YgaP family membrane protein: MRENVGDTDQRLRFVGGTALLAAALGPLGARRGQLAGLLALVSGALVLESAVTRTCPLNAALGIDTR, encoded by the coding sequence ATGCGGGAGAACGTGGGCGACACCGACCAGCGGCTGCGGTTCGTGGGAGGCACGGCACTGCTGGCCGCCGCACTCGGGCCGCTGGGGGCCCGCCGGGGGCAGCTCGCGGGCCTGCTCGCCCTGGTCAGCGGCGCGCTGGTGCTGGAGTCGGCCGTGACCCGGACCTGCCCGCTCAACGCGGCGCTGGGCATCGACACCCGCTGA
- the dxs gene encoding 1-deoxy-D-xylulose-5-phosphate synthase, translating to MFSAQGEAHVVLETIESPADVKALPADQIPLLAEELRAAIVAAVARVGGHLGSNLGVVELGIALHRTFDSPHDLLVWDTGHQAYVHKMLTGRREMFDTLRQAGGLSGYPSRTESPHDLVENSHASTALSWAFGVARAQQGLPVAERRRVVAVLGDGALTGGMAYEALNNLGHHQLPAIIVLNDNGRSYAETVSRLSERLADLRTDPRYRKVRGRFDRLLDRLPLMERLTDAGLEAVKAAVSEAPALQSFVEALGVRYLGPFDGHDVGKLEHALATAARLQTPVLVHVLTQKGKGYEPAETDPEKKLHDTSAFDIATGRSTGTKPRSWTQAFSEAVLELADEREDLIAITAAMPGSTGLLPLAQRHPDKLLDVGIAEQHAATAAAALAYAGRLPLFAVYSTFFSRAFDQANLDVGLHDAHVLFVFDRAGITGDDGPSHHGILDLSLALRIPTMTVLTPSCEQDLQALLGVAAGLEGPVTLRFPKGAAVEGTTIGVDTVDRGLGLAARRLREGDDVCVLAVGDRVGPALEAAELLAEAGHQAQVWDVRSVRPVDATMLDAAAAAPLVVTVENGVVGGGAGTELADRLTERAGVRAAPPVLKLGVPDGYLPHGKPDRILAELGLDAPGIAAATRKVLTDD from the coding sequence GTGTTCAGCGCGCAGGGAGAAGCCCACGTGGTGCTCGAGACCATCGAATCGCCGGCCGACGTCAAGGCGTTGCCCGCCGATCAGATCCCGCTGCTGGCGGAGGAACTGCGCGCCGCCATCGTCGCGGCCGTCGCACGCGTGGGCGGGCACCTCGGCTCGAACCTCGGCGTGGTGGAGCTCGGCATCGCCCTGCACCGGACGTTCGACTCGCCCCACGACCTGTTGGTGTGGGACACCGGGCACCAGGCGTACGTGCACAAGATGCTCACCGGCCGCCGGGAGATGTTCGACACCCTGCGTCAGGCCGGCGGCCTGTCGGGCTACCCGAGCCGGACCGAGTCGCCGCACGACCTGGTGGAGAACTCCCACGCCTCGACCGCGTTGTCGTGGGCGTTCGGGGTCGCCCGTGCGCAGCAGGGACTGCCCGTCGCCGAACGTCGGCGGGTCGTGGCGGTCCTCGGCGACGGGGCGTTGACCGGCGGGATGGCCTACGAGGCACTCAACAACCTCGGGCACCACCAGCTGCCGGCCATCATCGTGCTCAACGACAACGGACGGTCCTACGCGGAGACGGTCAGCCGCCTCTCCGAGCGGCTCGCCGACCTGCGCACCGACCCGCGCTACCGCAAGGTGCGGGGCCGGTTCGACCGGCTGCTGGACCGCCTGCCGCTGATGGAGCGCCTGACCGACGCCGGGCTCGAGGCGGTCAAGGCCGCGGTCTCCGAGGCGCCGGCGCTGCAGTCGTTCGTCGAGGCGCTCGGGGTGCGCTACCTCGGCCCGTTCGACGGCCACGACGTCGGCAAGCTCGAACACGCCCTGGCCACCGCCGCCCGGCTGCAGACCCCGGTGCTGGTGCACGTGCTGACCCAGAAGGGCAAGGGCTACGAGCCCGCGGAGACCGATCCGGAGAAGAAGCTCCACGACACCTCCGCGTTCGACATCGCGACCGGCCGCTCGACGGGCACCAAGCCGCGGTCGTGGACGCAGGCCTTCAGCGAGGCCGTGCTCGAGCTCGCCGACGAGCGCGAGGACCTGATCGCCATCACGGCCGCGATGCCCGGTTCGACGGGCCTGCTGCCGCTGGCGCAACGCCACCCGGACAAGCTGCTCGACGTCGGCATCGCCGAACAGCACGCCGCCACGGCGGCGGCCGCGCTGGCCTACGCCGGCCGCCTGCCGCTGTTCGCGGTCTACTCCACGTTCTTCTCCCGGGCCTTCGACCAGGCGAACCTCGACGTCGGCCTGCACGACGCCCACGTGCTGTTCGTCTTCGATCGCGCCGGCATCACCGGCGACGACGGTCCGAGCCACCACGGCATCCTGGACCTGTCGTTGGCGCTGCGGATCCCCACGATGACGGTGCTGACGCCGTCGTGCGAACAGGACCTGCAGGCGCTGCTCGGCGTCGCCGCCGGACTCGAGGGTCCGGTGACCCTGCGGTTCCCGAAGGGGGCCGCGGTCGAGGGGACGACCATCGGCGTCGACACCGTCGACCGGGGGCTCGGCCTGGCGGCCCGGCGGCTGCGCGAGGGCGACGACGTCTGCGTCCTGGCGGTCGGTGACCGGGTCGGTCCGGCGCTCGAGGCGGCGGAGCTGCTCGCCGAGGCCGGTCACCAGGCGCAGGTGTGGGACGTGCGCAGCGTGCGTCCGGTCGACGCCACGATGCTCGACGCGGCCGCGGCGGCGCCGCTGGTGGTCACGGTCGAGAACGGTGTCGTCGGTGGTGGCGCGGGCACGGAGCTCGCGGACCGGCTGACCGAGCGGGCCGGCGTGCGGGCCGCGCCACCGGTGCTCAAGCTCGGCGTCCCCGACGGCTACCTGCCGCACGGCAAGCCGGACCGGATCCTGGCCGAGCTCGGACTGGACGCGCCGGGCATCGCCGCCGCGACCCGCAAGGTGCTCACCGACGACTGA
- the gatB gene encoding Asp-tRNA(Asn)/Glu-tRNA(Gln) amidotransferase subunit GatB produces MTATDLGEISATTAAEHGAPLLEGDTGEWELVVGLEVHVELNTRTKMWCGCATQFGGEPNTNVCPVCTGQPGALPVVNAQAVQDATLLGLALNGEIAPVCRFHRKNYFYPDLAKNYQISQYDVPLVHDGWLEVEVPDTEDPSAAPVVRRIRIERLHMEEDTGKSMHVGATGRLHGADRSLIDYNRCGIPLLEIVSRPDVHDPDTAQAYLRELQAIVRATGVSDARMEEGSIRCDANVSVRRPGDALGTRTEIKNLNSVRSLGRAIAYEARRQISVLEDGGRIVMETRHWDEGRGVTETLRVKESVTDYRYFPDPDLVEITSSSAQVDEVRARLPELPAATRSRLREAGVAADQAATMVVTGLVPWFDEAVQAGASASAVANWLTGDVAGQLSSEGVELAESGLTGTHVAELIGLIDDGTLSTKLAKQVLTGVIAARGARGPAQVADEQGLKQVSDEGELRGIVEQVVADNAGTVEAIRGGNDKAIGALVGQVMKQTRGQADPRKTNELLREVIGS; encoded by the coding sequence ATGACCGCGACCGACCTGGGCGAGATCTCCGCGACGACGGCCGCCGAACACGGCGCGCCGCTGCTCGAGGGCGACACCGGCGAGTGGGAGCTGGTCGTCGGCCTCGAGGTCCACGTCGAGTTGAACACCCGCACGAAGATGTGGTGCGGCTGTGCGACGCAGTTCGGTGGAGAACCCAACACCAACGTCTGCCCGGTGTGCACCGGCCAGCCCGGTGCGCTGCCGGTGGTCAACGCCCAGGCCGTGCAGGACGCGACGCTGCTGGGCCTGGCGCTCAACGGCGAGATCGCGCCGGTGTGCCGCTTCCACCGCAAGAACTACTTCTACCCGGACCTGGCCAAGAACTACCAGATCAGCCAGTACGACGTCCCGCTGGTGCACGACGGCTGGCTCGAGGTCGAGGTGCCCGACACCGAGGACCCCTCGGCGGCGCCGGTCGTCCGCCGCATCCGCATCGAGCGGCTGCACATGGAGGAGGACACCGGCAAGTCGATGCACGTCGGCGCGACCGGTCGCCTCCACGGCGCCGACCGCTCGCTGATCGACTACAACCGGTGCGGCATCCCGCTGCTGGAGATCGTGTCGCGTCCCGACGTCCACGACCCCGACACCGCGCAGGCCTATCTGCGTGAGCTGCAGGCGATCGTGCGGGCCACGGGCGTGTCCGACGCTCGGATGGAGGAGGGCTCCATCCGCTGTGACGCCAACGTCTCGGTGCGCCGTCCGGGGGACGCGCTGGGGACCCGCACGGAGATCAAGAACCTCAACTCGGTGCGCTCGCTGGGGCGGGCGATCGCCTACGAGGCCCGCCGCCAGATCTCGGTGCTCGAGGACGGCGGCCGGATCGTCATGGAGACCCGGCACTGGGACGAGGGCCGCGGAGTCACCGAGACCCTGCGCGTCAAGGAGTCGGTGACCGACTACCGCTACTTCCCGGACCCGGACCTGGTCGAGATCACCTCGTCGTCCGCGCAGGTCGACGAGGTGCGCGCCCGGCTGCCCGAGCTGCCGGCGGCCACCCGGTCCCGCCTGCGCGAGGCCGGCGTCGCCGCCGACCAGGCCGCCACGATGGTGGTCACCGGGCTCGTGCCCTGGTTCGACGAGGCCGTGCAGGCCGGTGCGTCGGCGTCCGCGGTGGCGAACTGGCTCACCGGTGACGTCGCCGGGCAGCTGTCCTCGGAGGGCGTCGAGCTCGCCGAGTCGGGGCTCACCGGCACCCACGTCGCCGAGCTGATCGGTCTGATCGACGACGGCACGCTGTCGACCAAGCTCGCCAAGCAGGTGCTGACCGGCGTGATCGCCGCACGCGGGGCCAGGGGCCCGGCGCAGGTCGCCGACGAGCAGGGCCTGAAGCAGGTCTCCGACGAGGGCGAGCTGCGTGGCATCGTCGAGCAGGTGGTGGCCGACAACGCCGGCACCGTCGAGGCGATCCGCGGCGGCAACGACAAGGCCATCGGCGCGCTCGTCGGGCAGGTCATGAAGCAGACCCGCGGCCAGGCCGACCCCCGCAAGACCAACGAACTGCTCCGCGAGGTCATCGGCAGCTGA